The following proteins are encoded in a genomic region of Pseudorca crassidens isolate mPseCra1 chromosome 1, mPseCra1.hap1, whole genome shotgun sequence:
- the BTBD7 gene encoding BTB/POZ domain-containing protein 7 isoform X2 — MGANASNYPHSCSPRVGGNSQAQQTFIGTSSYSQQGYGCESKLYSLDHGHEKPQDKKKRTSGLATLKKKFIKRRKSNRSADHAKQMRELLSGWDVRDVNALVEEYEGTSALKELSLQASLARPEARTLQKDMADLYEYKYCTDVDLIFQETCFPVHRAILAARCPFFKTLLSSSPEYGAEIIMDISTAGIDMPMFSALLHYLYTGEFGMEDSRFQNVDILVQLSEEFGTPNSLDVDMRGLFDYMCYYDVVLSFSSDSELVEAFGGNQNCLDEELKAHKAIISARSPFFRNLLQRRIRTGEEITDRTLRTPTRIILDESIIPKKYAKVILHCMYTDVVDLSVLHCSPSVGSLSEVQALVAGKPNMTRAEEAMELYHIALFLEFNMLAQDLTLKVKAQFQKETDSIEGGKTLRQRMPFKVER, encoded by the exons ATGGGTGCTAATGCATCTAACTATCCTCATTCATGTTCCCCGAGGGTAGGGGGAAATTCTCAAGCCCAACAGACGTTTATAG GGACATCATCCTATTCTCAGCAAGGCTATGGTTGTGAATCAAAATTATATAGCCTTGACCATGGCCATGAGAAAccacaagacaaaaaaaagagaacctcTGGCCTTGCCACCCTCAAGAAGAAGTTCATCAAGCGTCGAAAATCTAATAGGTCTGCTGATCACGCCAAGCAGATGCGAGAACTCCTCTCTGGGTGGGATGTTCGAGATGTCAATGCATTAGTGGAGGAATATGAGGGAACTTCAGCCTTAAAGGAGCTTTCTCTACAAGCCAGTTTGGCTAGACCAGAAGCCCGGACATTGCAGAAAGATATGGCCGATCTTTATGAGTACAAGTATTGTACTGATGTAGACTTAATATTTCAAGAAACTTGTTTTCCTGTTCATCGTGCCATTTTGGCGGCAagatgtccattttttaaaacactacTTTCTTCCTCACCCGAGTATGGGGCAGAGATCATAATGGACATCAGTACAGCTGGTATAGATATGCCCATGTTTTCTGCGTTGTTACACTACCTTTATACAGGAGAGTTTGGAATGGAGGACTCAAGGTTTCAAAATGTTGATATCCTCGTTCAGCTTAGTGAAGAATTTGGAACACCAAATTCCCTTGATGTAGATATGCGTGGACTCTTTGATTACATGTGTTATTATGATGTCGTCCTTAGTTTTTCTTCAGACTCTGAACTGGTTGAAGCTTTTGGTGGAAATCAGAACTGTTTAGATGAAGAGCTCAAAGCTCATAAGGCTATTATTTCAGCACGGTCCCCATTTTTTCGAAATTTATTACAAAGGAGGATACGGACTGGTGAAGAAATCACAGACCGAACTTTAAGGACTCCCACAAGAATTATATTAGATGAGTCCATTATACCAAAAAAATATGCGAAAGTTATATTACACTGTATGTATACTGACGTGGTGGACCTCTCCGTTTTGCACTGTAGCCCCTCTGTGGGGAGTCTCAGTGAAGTTCAGGCTCTCGTCGCAGGGAAGCCAAACATGACTAGGGCAGAAGAAGCCATGGAACTTTACCACATAGCACTGTTCTTGGAATTTAACATGCTTGCACAAG ATTTAACTTTAAAAGTTAAAGCCCAGTTTCAAAAGGAGACAGATTCTATCGAAGGAGGCAAGACCTTGAGACAACGTATGCCCTTCAAGGTGGAGAGGTGA